A window from Candidatus Eisenbacteria bacterium encodes these proteins:
- a CDS encoding adenine phosphoribosyltransferase, whose product MPSSPDAPLSAWVRAVPDFPQRGVLFRDLTPLWADGAAWSRALGALARPFDKAPPEVVLGIEARGFLVAAGLAERWRAGLMLARKPGKLPGSAAREEFTLEYGTASIETHRGLFVSGTRVLIADDVIATGGTALAALALVEALQCRPLGFAFVVEIAFLGGRAKLGSALPVHAVLSYDAAGEAVIRE is encoded by the coding sequence ATGCCCTCGTCACCGGACGCGCCCCTCTCGGCGTGGGTGCGGGCCGTCCCCGATTTCCCGCAGCGCGGGGTCCTCTTCCGCGACTTGACGCCCCTTTGGGCGGACGGCGCTGCCTGGTCGCGCGCGCTCGGGGCGCTCGCGCGTCCGTTCGACAAAGCCCCTCCGGAGGTTGTGCTCGGGATCGAAGCGCGGGGATTTCTTGTGGCGGCGGGGCTCGCGGAACGGTGGCGAGCCGGTCTCATGTTGGCGCGAAAGCCGGGGAAGCTCCCGGGATCGGCGGCCCGCGAGGAGTTCACGCTCGAGTACGGGACCGCGTCGATCGAAACGCACCGCGGCCTCTTTGTGTCCGGGACGCGCGTCCTGATCGCCGACGATGTGATCGCGACCGGTGGCACCGCGCTCGCCGCCCTGGCGCTCGTCGAGGCGCTCCAGTGCAGGCCGCTGGGCTTCGCTTTCGTTGTGGAGATCGCGTTCCTGGGCGGGAGGGCCAAGCTGGGCTCGGCCCTCCCGGTTCACGCGGTCCTGAGCTACGACGCGGCCGGAGAAGCGGTCATCCGCGAGTAG
- a CDS encoding anti-sigma factor: MSQHRDEHLDLCAAYALGCLDEADRSRLEAHLSEPCDLCARALRDFGGSAVLLAASVPPALPGPALKSRVMAAVGAGVEGGPPKEGRIIPMRSRWAPLRRLGWALAACLLLATAILLTTTNHLRRELKRARDQAQSLSRDLDAERRWAAVLASPSARAASFSLTPAGEAELRARATVDPETHRAILVFENFKAPSGRDYELWALRGNTPVSLGLIRSEPGGRVVLRIEDIGDPATLTAFAVSLEPEGGSPTPNEPSGPIVMIGSLGG; this comes from the coding sequence GTGAGCCAGCATCGCGACGAACATCTCGATCTTTGCGCGGCGTATGCGCTCGGGTGTCTCGATGAGGCCGACCGGAGCAGGCTCGAGGCACACCTCTCGGAACCCTGCGACCTTTGCGCGCGCGCGCTCCGCGATTTCGGCGGCAGCGCGGTGCTCCTTGCCGCATCGGTGCCTCCGGCGCTGCCGGGCCCTGCGTTGAAATCGCGTGTGATGGCTGCTGTCGGGGCGGGGGTGGAGGGTGGTCCCCCGAAGGAGGGACGGATCATCCCGATGAGGAGTCGCTGGGCGCCGCTGCGTCGATTGGGCTGGGCGCTCGCGGCTTGTTTACTTCTGGCGACCGCGATTCTCCTCACGACGACGAATCACTTGAGGCGGGAGCTCAAGCGCGCCCGCGATCAAGCGCAAAGCCTCTCGCGCGATCTGGACGCCGAGCGGCGTTGGGCCGCGGTGCTGGCCTCCCCAAGCGCCCGGGCCGCTTCCTTCTCCCTCACGCCGGCGGGGGAGGCGGAGCTGCGCGCGCGCGCGACCGTGGACCCCGAAACGCACCGCGCGATCCTGGTCTTCGAGAATTTCAAGGCGCCGAGCGGACGCGACTACGAGCTTTGGGCGCTCCGCGGCAATACGCCCGTGTCGCTCGGGCTCATCCGGTCCGAGCCGGGCGGGCGCGTCGTGCTGCGCATCGAGGACATCGGCGATCCGGCTACCTTGACGGCGTTCGCGGTTTCGCTTGAGCCCGAGGGTGGCTCGCCGACTCCGAACGAGCCCAGCGGCCCAATCGTCATGATCGGGTCCTTGGGAGGCTAG